One Sporomusaceae bacterium FL31 DNA window includes the following coding sequences:
- a CDS encoding S-layer protein, whose protein sequence is MKKRLAAAITTALVVGVASTTFAAANPFVDVPAKHWAYDAVTKLAQAGIVDGYGDGTFRGDKTITRYEMAQIVAKAMTKSDQADASQKAALDKLAVEFSAELNNLGVRVAKLEASQSNIKFSADARVRWTQTDRAAVVGTGTVANPQYPAEKGDNQFKYRFILNMSANVNENTSFSGKLMTNGHQTLGDNDSGNVGYADQDGNVRVAEMALTTKNVLDTGTAVTVGRFSQKVGTTGYLLATTGMVDGIKAAFGNKVKVQTGFANFKNATTNSIEDAAFVTADYNLSKATAINGSYIQEKTGAAKASDYRVYDAGFTTKFAPGWMLTGEYMKNTADGAPIVDPDGYVAKINYKGANFAVKDTWGAAVEYFRFENGVLTAGGDYATAQIANQGNNKKGYAVTANYTLGKNMMITGVQTFNSKTVTDGKDRSEYSRVQLDYKF, encoded by the coding sequence ATGAAAAAAAGATTAGCCGCTGCAATTACTACAGCATTGGTGGTTGGTGTTGCTAGCACTACCTTCGCTGCAGCAAATCCTTTCGTGGATGTTCCTGCAAAACATTGGGCTTATGATGCTGTAACAAAATTAGCTCAAGCTGGTATCGTTGATGGTTATGGCGACGGAACTTTCCGTGGCGACAAAACCATTACTCGTTATGAAATGGCTCAAATCGTAGCAAAAGCTATGACTAAATCCGACCAAGCTGACGCTTCACAGAAAGCTGCTCTTGACAAACTGGCTGTTGAATTCTCCGCTGAATTGAACAATCTGGGTGTTCGTGTAGCTAAATTGGAAGCTAGCCAATCCAATATTAAATTTAGTGCTGATGCCCGTGTTCGTTGGACTCAAACTGATAGAGCTGCTGTTGTCGGAACTGGAACTGTAGCGAATCCTCAATATCCAGCCGAAAAAGGCGATAACCAATTTAAATATCGCTTTATTCTTAATATGAGTGCTAATGTTAATGAAAACACTAGTTTTTCTGGTAAATTAATGACTAATGGACATCAGACACTTGGTGACAATGACAGTGGGAACGTTGGTTATGCTGACCAAGACGGCAATGTAAGAGTAGCTGAAATGGCATTGACTACTAAGAATGTACTAGATACTGGTACTGCAGTAACCGTTGGACGTTTCAGCCAAAAAGTAGGTACTACTGGTTATTTATTAGCAACTACTGGTATGGTTGATGGTATTAAAGCTGCTTTTGGAAATAAAGTTAAGGTTCAAACAGGTTTTGCTAACTTCAAAAATGCTACTACAAACTCCATTGAAGATGCTGCTTTTGTTACAGCCGATTATAATCTTAGCAAAGCAACTGCAATTAATGGATCTTATATTCAAGAAAAAACTGGTGCAGCTAAAGCATCTGATTACAGAGTTTATGATGCTGGTTTTACTACGAAATTTGCACCTGGTTGGATGCTAACTGGCGAATATATGAAGAATACTGCTGACGGAGCTCCTATTGTTGATCCAGATGGTTATGTTGCTAAGATCAACTATAAAGGTGCTAACTTTGCTGTTAAGGACACTTGGGGTGCGGCCGTAGAATACTTTAGATTTGAGAATGGTGTCCTAACTGCTGGCGGTGACTACGCTACTGCTCAAATTGCCAACCAAGGAAATAACAAAAAAGGCTATGCTGTTACTGC
- a CDS encoding S-layer-like domain-containing protein, translating into MKKRLLKVAVATALTVAFAVPAFAASANPFSDVPAKHWAYDAVNKLAQAGIVDGYGDGTFKGDKTMTRYEMAQIIAKAMNKNVNADQKATLDELSKEFATELNNLGVKVDGLQDQMDKMVKVSGDARVRYFAQENAGDNTDFRARVSFDGKISDNLKFNARLTSGDMNYDGGNGSAGINTANVTFNALGTTSTIGRQDVLLGQGNLFDTQLNAFATNINGLKLVAGNRNVTAATAGDPTSNRIYAAEYGFNALGAKVVADYYKNDTKDQEIYGLSTGIKLAKNLDFNASYYDNHDADATAVSYGVKLNKVGLSATYKDVEAAAYTGFGTIANDQSTAALANGFKGMEYQLDRALDKNAVLSVKYQDFEDQAGVKMDARTQATVNVKF; encoded by the coding sequence ATGAAAAAAAGACTTTTAAAAGTAGCTGTAGCAACTGCACTTACTGTAGCATTCGCTGTTCCTGCATTCGCAGCATCTGCAAACCCATTCTCTGATGTTCCTGCAAAACATTGGGCTTATGATGCAGTAAACAAATTGGCTCAAGCTGGTATCGTTGATGGTTATGGTGATGGAACTTTCAAAGGTGACAAAACTATGACTCGTTATGAAATGGCTCAAATTATTGCTAAAGCAATGAACAAAAATGTAAATGCTGATCAAAAAGCTACTCTAGATGAGCTTTCTAAAGAATTTGCCACTGAACTTAACAACCTTGGTGTAAAAGTTGATGGTCTGCAAGATCAAATGGATAAAATGGTGAAAGTATCCGGTGATGCTCGTGTTCGTTACTTTGCCCAAGAAAATGCTGGCGACAACACTGATTTCCGTGCTCGTGTAAGCTTTGATGGCAAAATCAGCGACAACCTGAAATTCAATGCTCGTTTAACTAGCGGCGACATGAACTATGATGGTGGTAATGGTTCTGCTGGTATTAACACAGCTAACGTAACTTTCAATGCTCTTGGCACAACTAGCACTATTGGCCGTCAAGATGTACTGCTTGGTCAAGGTAACCTGTTTGATACTCAATTGAATGCTTTTGCTACTAACATCAATGGTCTGAAACTTGTTGCCGGTAACAGAAATGTAACTGCTGCTACTGCTGGTGACCCAACTTCAAACCGTATCTATGCTGCTGAGTATGGCTTCAACGCTCTTGGCGCAAAAGTAGTAGCTGACTACTATAAAAATGATACAAAAGACCAAGAAATTTATGGTTTAAGCACTGGCATCAAATTAGCTAAAAATCTTGATTTCAACGCTTCCTACTACGATAATCATGATGCAGATGCAACTGCAGTATCTTATGGCGTGAAATTGAACAAAGTTGGTCTGTCCGCAACTTATAAAGATGTAGAAGCTGCTGCATACACTGGCTTCGGCACAATTGCCAACGATCAATCCACAGCGGCTCTAGCTAATGGCTTCAAAGGTATGGAATATCAATTAGACAGAGCTCTTGATAAAAACGCTGTTCTTAGTGTTAAATACCAAGACTTTGAAGACCAAGCTGGCGTAAAAATGGATGCTCGCACTCAAGCAACTGTAAACGTAAAATTCTAA